A portion of the Sphaerochaeta pleomorpha str. Grapes genome contains these proteins:
- a CDS encoding ABC transporter ATP-binding protein translates to MPEEKEVLLSVRDVKTWFPVKKGVFKRVVGHVKAVDGVTLDIYKGETLGLVGESGCGKSTLGKTLLKLVHAKEGEVCFQNGTEQTDILKLNEKQMSEYRKKMQIVFQDPYSSLNPSFTIFTSLKDPLNRFGVRKREEQRKIIGDLLEAVNMRPEYMDRYPHEFSGGQRQRIGIARALSVNPELVICDEAVSALDVSIRAQVLNLLLDLKKERNLTYVFITHDLSVVEYISDRIAVMYLGKIVELASTKRLYANTMHPYTQALFSAIPVVDLDTKRKRIVLEGDVPSPVNPPSGCPFHPRCKHCHERCKTEAPQLKPYEIDGEIHFVSCHLMEENHYIEQGE, encoded by the coding sequence ATGCCTGAAGAAAAAGAAGTCTTATTGAGTGTCCGTGATGTAAAGACTTGGTTTCCTGTCAAAAAAGGGGTTTTTAAACGTGTTGTCGGGCATGTAAAAGCCGTTGATGGGGTTACCCTCGATATTTATAAGGGAGAAACCCTTGGGTTGGTGGGAGAATCTGGGTGTGGGAAATCTACACTGGGGAAAACATTATTGAAGCTGGTTCATGCCAAAGAAGGTGAGGTTTGTTTCCAAAATGGCACAGAGCAAACAGATATTCTCAAGCTTAATGAGAAACAGATGTCTGAATATAGGAAAAAGATGCAGATAGTCTTTCAGGATCCGTATTCTTCACTTAACCCGTCGTTTACGATTTTTACCTCACTCAAGGATCCTTTGAATAGGTTTGGTGTTCGAAAACGTGAAGAGCAGCGAAAAATTATCGGAGATTTGCTTGAGGCAGTTAATATGCGTCCAGAATATATGGACAGATATCCCCATGAGTTTTCCGGTGGCCAGCGTCAACGTATCGGTATTGCCAGAGCTTTAAGCGTGAATCCCGAACTGGTCATCTGCGATGAAGCAGTAAGCGCACTGGATGTTTCGATCAGGGCACAGGTTTTGAATTTGCTATTGGACCTCAAAAAGGAACGCAACCTAACCTATGTTTTCATTACGCACGATTTGAGCGTCGTTGAGTACATCAGCGACCGGATAGCAGTGATGTATCTTGGGAAGATTGTAGAACTGGCTTCTACCAAGAGGCTGTATGCAAATACGATGCATCCTTATACCCAAGCTTTGTTCTCTGCGATTCCTGTTGTTGATCTTGATACGAAACGGAAGCGTATTGTGTTGGAAGGAGATGTCCCTAGCCCGGTCAATCCTCCCTCTGGATGTCCGTTTCATCCTAGGTGCAAGCATTGTCACGAACGGTGCAAGACGGAGGCACCACAGTTAAAGCCGTATGAGATAGATGGAGAGATACATTTTGTATCCTGCCACCTTATGGAAGAAAACCATTACATAGAGCAGGGGGAATAG
- a CDS encoding ABC transporter ATP-binding protein, with protein sequence MEDDVLVRVKNLQTFFYQNGRCNKAVNGVSFDIKRGKTLCVVGESGCGKSVTASSIMQLLPELSRIEKGSEISYFNNGKEIRIDQQKRNGKVMRSLRGSDFAMVFQDPMTSLNPVYTIGYQIGENLLYHTKLNRKQRKQRSVDLLRDMGIPLPEQRAGEYPHQFSGGMRQRSMIAMAMSCNPKVLIADEPTTALDVTIQAQVFDLIMKLKTERNTAIMLITHDMGVVSELADDVVVMYMGNVVEQGTLEDVFKRPSHPYTVALLRSIPVLGRGRDQDLQPIRGVTPDPYDRPPGCQFAPRCDFFKRGVCDSCMPNETKISESHSVRCWKYEEEVNHA encoded by the coding sequence ATGGAAGATGACGTATTGGTACGGGTGAAAAACCTCCAGACCTTTTTCTATCAGAATGGACGATGCAACAAGGCCGTAAACGGCGTTTCCTTCGATATCAAAAGGGGAAAGACCCTCTGTGTAGTAGGCGAGTCTGGGTGTGGGAAAAGTGTGACTGCTTCCTCGATTATGCAGTTGCTTCCTGAATTATCAAGAATTGAGAAGGGAAGTGAAATTTCCTATTTTAATAATGGAAAAGAAATTAGAATTGATCAGCAGAAACGGAATGGCAAAGTCATGCGCTCATTGCGTGGTTCTGATTTTGCCATGGTATTCCAAGATCCTATGACAAGCCTCAATCCTGTCTATACCATTGGGTACCAGATCGGTGAGAATCTTCTGTATCATACAAAGCTCAATCGGAAACAGAGAAAGCAGCGGTCAGTCGACTTGCTTCGCGATATGGGAATTCCTCTTCCCGAGCAACGGGCAGGGGAATATCCCCACCAATTCTCGGGAGGAATGAGGCAGCGTTCCATGATTGCCATGGCCATGTCCTGCAATCCAAAGGTACTCATTGCCGATGAACCGACAACAGCCCTTGATGTGACCATCCAAGCCCAGGTTTTTGATCTCATCATGAAGCTCAAGACCGAGCGAAATACAGCAATCATGTTGATAACCCACGATATGGGGGTTGTCTCTGAACTTGCCGATGATGTTGTGGTCATGTATATGGGTAACGTTGTCGAACAAGGGACCCTTGAAGATGTTTTCAAACGGCCCAGTCATCCGTACACGGTTGCGCTCCTACGTTCAATCCCTGTCCTTGGCCGGGGCCGGGACCAGGATCTGCAACCGATCAGGGGGGTTACCCCTGATCCCTATGACAGGCCGCCAGGGTGTCAGTTTGCTCCCCGATGTGATTTCTTTAAGCGAGGTGTATGTGATTCCTGTATGCCAAACGAGACGAAAATCTCCGAATCCCATTCGGTTCGTTGCTGGAAATACGAGGAGGAGGTAAACCATGCCTGA
- a CDS encoding ABC transporter permease, whose product MYVVFNHQRKLDRTMDRIRHAEENQTYRIRKGSRGMQKLLHNRLSVVGLAIFLVIVFCSIFAPLLTRFDPLSINLKAVLQHPSFEHLFGTDKLGRDVFSRVLFGGRISILVGFGSALGAAFIGVLLGAYGGYRGGLIDKVFMRISEIFMSFPQIILVLLLVSIVGQSIRNLIFIFIVTGWGSLYRMTRAKMLSIREEEYIQALKAFGIHPLIICYKHMLPNALGPIMVNITLTTAMFILQEAALSFLGLGVPLQIATWGNILNAANDLTVLQSYWWLWLPVGVVISLFVLGINFIGDGLRDASDPSQQG is encoded by the coding sequence ATGTACGTTGTATTTAATCACCAGAGAAAACTTGACAGGACGATGGATAGAATTCGGCATGCCGAGGAAAACCAGACCTACCGGATAAGGAAAGGAAGTCGTGGGATGCAGAAACTACTCCATAACCGGCTTTCGGTCGTGGGCCTTGCAATCTTTCTGGTTATCGTATTCTGCTCGATATTTGCACCTTTGCTGACCCGTTTCGATCCCTTATCCATTAATTTGAAAGCAGTTTTGCAGCATCCCTCTTTCGAACACCTGTTTGGTACCGATAAACTGGGAAGGGATGTGTTTTCCCGTGTTTTATTTGGAGGACGTATTTCCATCCTTGTGGGTTTTGGAAGTGCGCTGGGAGCAGCTTTCATCGGTGTTTTGCTTGGAGCCTATGGCGGCTATAGAGGTGGGTTGATCGACAAAGTTTTTATGAGAATTTCTGAGATTTTCATGTCGTTCCCCCAGATAATCCTGGTTTTACTATTGGTGTCGATAGTAGGGCAGAGCATACGCAACCTGATTTTTATCTTCATCGTTACCGGTTGGGGAAGTCTCTACCGCATGACCCGTGCAAAGATGCTTTCCATCAGGGAAGAAGAGTACATCCAGGCTTTGAAAGCGTTTGGGATACACCCTCTTATCATCTGTTACAAGCATATGTTGCCCAATGCCCTAGGTCCTATTATGGTCAATATCACCCTAACTACTGCCATGTTCATCTTGCAGGAGGCTGCCTTGAGTTTTCTTGGCCTTGGAGTTCCCCTTCAAATCGCAACCTGGGGGAATATCCTCAATGCTGCAAATGACTTGACGGTTCTCCAGTCCTATTGGTGGCTCTGGCTTCCTGTAGGTGTCGTTATCTCGCTGTTTGTGTTGGGTATCAACTTCATCGGCGATGGGCTCAGGGATGCCTCGGATCCCTCGCAACAAGGTTGA
- a CDS encoding ABC transporter permease gives MFSYTIRRFLTLIPMLLIMTFLIFLGMELTPGDAVSFMAGPEAMANISQAQLSALRDSLGLNDPFIIRYFHWIGGVLHGDFGYSLTSGVPIKDIVLNRIPATLELSLAALCISTLLGTILGLVSAVRKDRPIDRVFTVAGMVGVSIPEFFLGLVALLVFAIDLGWLPIGGRLRPEYTVYWDHMKNLLLPALVLGVTMTAGVMRYTRSSMLDTINKDYIKTARSKGLPEWRINLVHGFRVALTPVVVLIGFRLPMLIGGSVVIEQIFQWPGVGNEFLGAVRSQNYPLVMMIALFSVFAVLIASFIIDLLTAALDPRVQLD, from the coding sequence ATGTTTTCCTATACAATTCGTAGATTCCTTACCCTTATCCCGATGCTTCTTATTATGACGTTTCTTATTTTCCTAGGCATGGAACTGACCCCTGGGGATGCGGTCTCCTTTATGGCCGGTCCTGAAGCCATGGCAAATATCTCCCAGGCTCAGCTTTCAGCCCTTCGTGACTCCTTGGGGCTGAATGATCCGTTCATCATTCGTTACTTCCACTGGATCGGAGGAGTCTTGCATGGTGATTTTGGGTATAGCCTGACTAGCGGCGTTCCGATCAAGGACATAGTACTGAACAGGATTCCTGCTACCCTGGAATTATCTTTGGCAGCTTTGTGTATCTCAACTTTGCTTGGGACCATCCTTGGACTGGTCAGCGCTGTTCGCAAAGACCGGCCTATCGACCGGGTTTTTACCGTCGCCGGTATGGTGGGTGTCTCTATCCCTGAATTCTTTCTGGGACTGGTAGCCCTTCTTGTGTTTGCCATCGACCTGGGTTGGTTGCCTATTGGTGGCAGATTGCGGCCTGAATATACCGTTTACTGGGACCATATGAAGAATCTATTGTTACCTGCGCTCGTATTGGGGGTAACCATGACTGCTGGGGTAATGCGTTATACGCGTAGCAGTATGCTTGATACTATTAACAAAGACTATATCAAGACGGCCCGTAGCAAAGGCTTGCCTGAGTGGAGAATAAACCTTGTCCATGGTTTTCGCGTTGCCTTGACTCCTGTTGTCGTACTGATCGGGTTCCGTCTTCCCATGCTCATCGGGGGATCTGTGGTCATTGAACAGATTTTCCAATGGCCAGGGGTTGGCAACGAATTCTTAGGTGCAGTGAGAAGCCAGAATTATCCGTTGGTAATGATGATTGCCCTATTTTCTGTTTTTGCGGTGCTTATTGCCAGTTTCATCATAGATCTGCTCACTGCAGCGTTGGACCCCAGGGTCCAGTTGGATTAG
- a CDS encoding ABC transporter substrate-binding protein: protein MKKFLVTVLVILVSLSCVFAGGAKETPVTTTETDMVATPKGGVPLADVRVRQAIAYAIDMKAIVDSLMDGKAVVANSLTPNGDWKVAGLNDYAYNPTKAKQLLKEAGWDSNQTLDVVYYYGDQMTVDLMTAVQAYLGDVGIKMTFRKLEGDLGSQLWVPPTDPVNGPSAVKWDLAYAAIGALSMNEYYDRFITGGGSNSHTPSDPTYDKLIDATHVVDVASQKAAFKAVQKYENDNLPAIPLYYQQVFVAQSTRLDRAGAGYGNEQFNYDWNIINWTVPADANGKKVLKTNGGPVQFVETPFLNPGLYMSQKVLFDHLVVADTSLTPSKGELAESYTVSPDGKTITFVLRDDIFWHDGEPITASDVKWTYEFASKVPALNAVFSSMLKHLQGYDAFVNGSATEITGITTDGRNVTFTYSVADPNALLCFTQFPPLPKKYFANVDPLQFQQASFWQNPVGSGPYMVKEIQMNNYATFVPFAKYYKGKAKIDEIQMYPSGESDPNLVKNAAAGQLDYAYTKSVQDVLALEQMPNVKVTPVDIRYTRLFFVNKFPKP, encoded by the coding sequence ATGAAGAAATTCTTAGTGACTGTGCTCGTGATACTAGTATCGCTCTCCTGCGTGTTTGCAGGCGGGGCAAAAGAAACACCGGTAACGACAACCGAAACCGATATGGTTGCCACACCCAAGGGGGGAGTTCCCCTGGCTGATGTACGTGTTAGACAGGCAATTGCCTATGCGATCGACATGAAAGCAATTGTCGATAGCCTGATGGATGGCAAGGCAGTCGTAGCAAACAGCTTGACCCCCAATGGAGATTGGAAGGTAGCAGGGTTGAACGACTATGCCTATAACCCCACCAAAGCCAAACAATTGCTCAAGGAAGCTGGATGGGACTCAAATCAGACTCTCGATGTAGTCTACTATTATGGGGATCAGATGACGGTCGACCTCATGACTGCGGTTCAGGCGTACCTCGGTGATGTTGGCATCAAGATGACATTCAGGAAACTGGAAGGCGACCTTGGTTCCCAGCTCTGGGTTCCCCCAACAGACCCCGTAAATGGACCATCGGCAGTTAAATGGGATCTTGCCTATGCTGCAATCGGTGCCCTGTCAATGAACGAATATTACGATCGGTTTATTACCGGTGGCGGAAGCAATTCCCATACCCCTTCAGACCCAACCTATGACAAATTGATAGATGCGACCCATGTTGTTGATGTTGCTTCCCAGAAGGCGGCTTTCAAGGCGGTACAGAAGTATGAGAATGATAACCTTCCTGCAATCCCCTTGTATTACCAGCAGGTATTTGTAGCCCAGAGCACTCGACTCGACCGTGCAGGTGCCGGTTATGGCAATGAGCAGTTCAACTATGACTGGAATATTATCAACTGGACTGTCCCCGCAGATGCAAACGGCAAAAAGGTATTAAAGACCAATGGCGGCCCTGTCCAATTTGTTGAGACACCATTTCTCAATCCTGGTCTATACATGAGCCAGAAAGTCTTATTCGATCATCTTGTGGTTGCCGATACCAGTTTGACCCCTTCTAAGGGTGAGCTTGCTGAAAGTTACACTGTGAGCCCGGACGGAAAAACCATCACTTTTGTATTGCGCGATGATATTTTCTGGCATGACGGTGAACCGATTACTGCTTCTGATGTCAAATGGACGTATGAGTTTGCTTCAAAGGTTCCTGCCCTCAATGCAGTATTCTCTTCCATGCTCAAACACCTGCAAGGGTACGATGCTTTCGTTAATGGCAGCGCAACTGAGATAACGGGAATTACCACCGATGGCCGCAACGTAACCTTTACCTATAGTGTTGCAGACCCCAATGCACTCCTTTGTTTCACCCAGTTCCCGCCGCTTCCTAAAAAGTATTTTGCAAATGTCGATCCATTGCAGTTCCAGCAAGCTTCCTTCTGGCAGAATCCTGTTGGTTCCGGTCCGTACATGGTCAAGGAAATCCAGATGAATAACTACGCAACCTTTGTGCCTTTTGCTAAGTATTATAAAGGCAAGGCAAAGATTGATGAGATTCAGATGTATCCTAGCGGAGAGAGTGATCCTAACCTCGTAAAGAATGCAGCAGCCGGACAATTGGATTATGCCTATACCAAGAGCGTCCAGGATGTCCTTGCCCTTGAGCAGATGCCTAATGTAAAGGTGACTCCTGTTGATATCCGTTACACCCGTCTGTTCTTCGTAAACAAGTTCCCTAAACCGTGA
- a CDS encoding AAC(3) family N-acetyltransferase — MYTKENLLENLRQLGINPKGTILVHASYKSIGEVENGADTVIEALIDYMHEGLLVFPSHTWATVDANNPVYSVNESPACIGIIPELARKKPGGFRSGHPTHSVVAFGKDAKTFVQDDEHFDTPCARASAWGKLLDRDATILLVGVGLNRDTFIHGIEEWLDLPERLTKEKEMLTSILADGTAVTVPSRRHIGHPSENFPKVQDYLFEKHILHNGTFGDAKVLYHSTQELYDALEPLLEKNPALFS; from the coding sequence ATGTACACCAAAGAGAATTTGCTTGAAAACTTGCGACAGCTGGGCATCAACCCAAAAGGGACCATTCTGGTCCATGCCTCCTATAAGAGCATCGGGGAAGTGGAAAACGGCGCTGATACCGTCATCGAAGCCCTTATCGACTATATGCATGAAGGACTATTGGTATTCCCTTCCCATACCTGGGCAACCGTAGACGCAAACAACCCAGTCTATTCGGTAAACGAATCTCCTGCCTGCATCGGTATCATCCCGGAATTGGCAAGAAAGAAGCCAGGTGGTTTCCGCTCCGGCCATCCCACCCATTCGGTAGTGGCCTTTGGCAAGGATGCAAAAACCTTTGTCCAGGACGATGAACACTTCGACACCCCGTGTGCCCGAGCCTCTGCCTGGGGAAAACTGCTCGACCGCGATGCCACAATCCTGTTAGTGGGGGTTGGCTTGAACCGCGACACCTTTATCCATGGAATTGAAGAATGGCTCGACCTGCCCGAACGGCTGACCAAAGAAAAAGAAATGCTTACCAGCATACTCGCTGATGGAACAGCAGTAACGGTCCCTTCAAGAAGGCATATCGGGCACCCCTCGGAAAACTTCCCGAAAGTACAGGATTACCTTTTTGAAAAGCATATTCTCCATAACGGAACTTTTGGTGATGCAAAGGTACTCTACCACAGCACGCAAGAACTGTATGATGCTCTGGAGCCACTACTTGAGAAGAACCCAGCCCTATTTTCCTAG
- a CDS encoding rhamnulokinase: MKGTSNYIGFDCGNSSIRTVLGTFDGSHIKTEVVQQTPNQALQGYAYDYWDILSIFHTMQLAMKKTCSEVSSISSFGISTWGIDFGLLGRSGELLGNPLCYRNLLGTVGLNTLSDSDLHAMFGYTGIQNHPMNSLYQILGIREKLPEYPLAVKSLLTIPDLLNYLFTGERNSEVSIASTTQLLDMRKRTYCDSVFSKTGICKNWFPPLVGHGQIRGMLRSELASKLGIPAFPSISVPSHDTASAIVSVPTGEKDFAYISSGTWSLIGTELHEPIINSIVEKQGFSNEGGLHGSITLLKNSCGMHILQNIKRELEFTENRTYSWDEIVALAMPCLEAKTCKSFDPNDTSLYNPLSMIGAIRDLTGLEGIGDVVASAYMALAVSYAKGIEDLQVITGKEYPTIHIIGGGSRNAHLNQMTADISGKRVLAGPYEATSLGTIAVQVMHDNPHLTIQDIRKIIGDSVGIQEYLPAATLGK; the protein is encoded by the coding sequence GTGAAGGGAACAAGCAATTATATTGGTTTCGACTGTGGTAATTCTTCCATACGGACGGTTCTTGGGACGTTTGATGGTTCCCACATAAAGACAGAGGTGGTTCAGCAGACTCCTAACCAGGCTTTGCAAGGATATGCCTACGACTATTGGGATATCTTATCCATTTTCCATACAATGCAATTAGCAATGAAAAAAACCTGTTCGGAGGTTTCAAGTATCTCTTCCTTTGGAATTTCTACCTGGGGAATCGATTTTGGACTTCTGGGAAGGTCGGGAGAATTGCTTGGAAATCCGTTATGCTACCGCAACCTTTTAGGGACAGTGGGCTTGAATACCCTGAGTGATAGCGATTTACATGCGATGTTTGGGTATACCGGAATACAGAATCATCCGATGAACTCACTGTATCAGATCCTAGGGATCAGGGAAAAATTGCCGGAATATCCTTTGGCTGTAAAATCCTTGCTGACTATCCCTGATTTGCTAAATTATCTTTTTACGGGGGAAAGGAACAGTGAGGTTTCCATTGCGAGTACCACCCAATTGCTTGATATGAGAAAGCGCACCTATTGTGATTCTGTCTTTTCCAAGACCGGCATTTGCAAGAACTGGTTCCCTCCTTTGGTCGGACACGGCCAGATTCGGGGAATGCTCAGAAGTGAGCTTGCCTCGAAACTGGGGATTCCGGCTTTCCCCTCGATTTCGGTTCCTTCCCATGACACCGCCTCTGCAATAGTATCGGTACCGACGGGTGAAAAGGATTTTGCTTATATCAGTTCTGGTACCTGGTCTTTGATTGGTACGGAATTACATGAACCAATAATAAATTCGATTGTGGAGAAACAGGGGTTTTCGAATGAAGGAGGCCTTCATGGTTCAATAACCTTGCTGAAGAATTCCTGCGGGATGCATATCCTGCAGAATATCAAGCGTGAGTTGGAGTTTACAGAAAACCGAACGTATAGCTGGGATGAGATTGTCGCACTTGCCATGCCCTGTCTTGAGGCGAAGACCTGTAAGTCCTTCGATCCCAATGATACCTCACTCTATAATCCTCTCTCGATGATCGGGGCAATCCGGGACTTGACCGGATTGGAGGGGATAGGCGATGTCGTTGCCTCTGCTTATATGGCTCTTGCGGTCAGTTATGCGAAGGGTATCGAGGACCTGCAAGTGATTACCGGAAAGGAATATCCTACAATTCATATCATTGGCGGAGGGTCGAGAAATGCTCATCTAAATCAAATGACTGCGGATATCTCAGGCAAAAGGGTGCTTGCCGGTCCCTATGAAGCAACTTCCCTAGGAACCATAGCGGTGCAGGTAATGCATGATAATCCTCATCTTACGATACAGGATATTCGAAAGATAATCGGGGATTCTGTTGGTATTCAGGAATATCTACCTGCAGCAACCCTAGGAAAATAG
- a CDS encoding ABC transporter permease has translation MKIKKDELTVLSMIMVAVLVVMGVFTGGSFFSLGNLQGMAFQLPELGILAFSMMVVLITGGINLSIIASANMTGITTALILKNFEGSTPSLVLFSAIFAGLAVAALVGLFNGFLIAYIGITPILATLGTMTLLNGIAIVVTKGYVISGFPDSVLFLGNGTVFGIPFPLLIFALMAMLLSMFLNKTKTGFCLYMIGSNDAVTRFSGIDNAKVLMKAYLVSGIYSGVAALVMISRFNSAKSGYGNSYLLVSILACVLGGVSSAGGFGRVLGVVLSLITLQMLSSGFNLLRVNSFLTTAIWGFVMILVMVINYLIDHRKRGYVK, from the coding sequence ATGAAAATCAAAAAAGATGAATTGACAGTATTGAGTATGATTATGGTCGCTGTTTTGGTTGTCATGGGTGTCTTTACAGGTGGATCGTTTTTTTCTTTGGGAAACCTTCAGGGGATGGCTTTTCAGCTTCCCGAGCTGGGAATCCTTGCCTTTTCGATGATGGTTGTCTTGATTACAGGGGGTATTAATCTCTCGATAATAGCAAGTGCAAATATGACAGGCATAACCACTGCCCTTATATTGAAAAACTTTGAGGGATCAACTCCCTCGCTAGTATTGTTTTCTGCAATTTTTGCAGGCCTTGCTGTAGCTGCCTTGGTGGGGTTGTTCAATGGTTTTTTGATTGCCTATATTGGGATTACCCCCATCTTGGCGACGCTCGGGACTATGACCTTGCTCAATGGCATTGCCATCGTGGTGACTAAAGGCTATGTGATTTCCGGTTTTCCTGATTCTGTACTTTTTCTAGGGAATGGGACGGTTTTTGGGATACCTTTCCCTCTTCTGATATTTGCCCTCATGGCCATGCTTCTGTCCATGTTTCTCAACAAGACAAAAACAGGATTCTGCCTATATATGATTGGTTCCAACGATGCTGTGACACGGTTTTCTGGAATAGATAATGCCAAGGTACTTATGAAAGCCTATCTGGTTTCTGGGATATATTCCGGGGTAGCTGCTTTGGTTATGATAAGCCGTTTCAATTCAGCAAAGTCAGGATATGGCAATTCCTATCTCCTTGTCTCGATTCTTGCCTGTGTCCTTGGAGGTGTGAGTAGTGCCGGTGGCTTTGGAAGGGTTCTGGGTGTTGTTTTATCCCTAATTACCTTGCAGATGTTATCTAGTGGTTTCAACCTGCTGCGTGTCAATTCCTTTCTCACTACCGCCATCTGGGGTTTCGTCATGATTTTGGTCATGGTAATCAATTACCTGATCGATCACAGGAAAAGAGGGTACGTAAAGTGA
- a CDS encoding ABC transporter permease, whose protein sequence is MKKFLKCHEAYVLMIIVVFSIVISLVNPNFFSLENLFDLLKSNAFLGIMAIGVLLVLISGGIDMSFAAIATIAEYVSVSICIKLGGSMLSAFLLAIAIGILLGSINGFLIHVFSIPPIIATIATMNVYYGLLIVVTRGRWIYALPDFFRSFAEVRMLTLVSPTNTPYGISVITVIWFLLMAATALLLKYTRLGRSVYAVGGDLISAGRIGINVRWVQVFVYAFMGVMAAIAGIVQALLVQTVAPNSIVGKELSVIAAVVLGGASLSGGRGSVLGTFFGVMLLAIVQNGMTLMKVSAVWYDVFVGIVIIVSVGFSSYRQKNKKSGAHIDIREEDSALVDSTYVMSQGAR, encoded by the coding sequence ATGAAAAAATTCTTGAAATGCCATGAAGCCTATGTGCTGATGATCATTGTTGTATTTTCGATTGTCATTTCCCTTGTAAATCCCAATTTCTTCTCACTGGAAAACCTGTTTGATCTTCTCAAGAGCAATGCCTTTTTGGGTATAATGGCTATAGGCGTCTTACTGGTTCTAATTTCCGGGGGAATCGACATGTCGTTTGCTGCAATAGCTACTATTGCAGAATATGTGAGTGTAAGTATCTGTATCAAACTTGGTGGATCGATGCTCAGTGCTTTTTTACTGGCCATTGCTATCGGTATATTGCTCGGTAGTATCAATGGTTTTCTGATACATGTGTTTTCCATTCCTCCGATCATTGCCACCATTGCGACGATGAATGTCTACTATGGTTTGTTGATTGTCGTGACCAGAGGGCGATGGATCTATGCTCTGCCTGATTTTTTTCGTTCATTTGCAGAGGTTCGGATGCTTACCCTAGTCTCGCCCACTAATACGCCCTATGGGATTTCTGTCATCACGGTTATCTGGTTCCTGCTCATGGCTGCGACCGCCTTGCTTCTGAAATATACTCGATTGGGAAGGAGTGTATATGCTGTTGGAGGGGATCTTATCTCTGCTGGAAGGATTGGGATAAATGTACGCTGGGTTCAGGTATTTGTATATGCCTTCATGGGTGTGATGGCTGCAATAGCGGGTATTGTGCAGGCTTTGCTTGTACAAACCGTAGCGCCAAATTCAATAGTAGGAAAGGAATTGAGTGTTATCGCAGCTGTCGTTCTTGGTGGTGCCAGCCTTTCTGGTGGAAGGGGGTCCGTGCTTGGTACCTTCTTTGGGGTCATGCTTTTGGCGATTGTGCAGAATGGGATGACCCTCATGAAGGTATCGGCAGTATGGTATGATGTATTTGTCGGGATTGTCATTATCGTGAGCGTTGGTTTTAGCTCCTACAGGCAGAAAAATAAGAAATCTGGGGCACATATAGATATCAGGGAGGAAGATTCTGCCTTGGTAGATTCAACCTACGTAATGAGTCAGGGGGCCCGATAA